One Cytophagia bacterium CHB2 genomic region harbors:
- a CDS encoding pyridoxal phosphate-dependent aminotransferase — protein sequence MQFQESSFCQRIQPSETLAITTLVAELRRRGKAVIDLGAGEPDFDTPEEIKAAGIAAIRAGKTKYTPNVGTLALREAIGNHLKTISGANYTSHQIVVSNGAKQAIHNVLLALCNPGDEVIVPVPYWVSYPEQVKMAGATPVIVAAQEADDFKISPQALEQAITPRTKLVLLNSPSNPTGAVYSKEELQALAEVIRRKQIFVLSDEIYIKLVYREVQTCSLAAFPELHDQLILVNGFSKAYAMTGWRLGYVAAPAAIAKAVAKIQSHTTSNPCSISQEAGCAALAMNEQELLAMRHEFEKRRDFVHAAINQMPGLSARLPGGAFYIFANIAPLLGKTFAGKTIASPSDLVHLFIEHAGVALVGGEAFGSRQHVRLSYANSMENLQAAMRQLGDAVARIANIS from the coding sequence ATGCAATTTCAAGAATCTTCCTTCTGCCAACGCATTCAACCCTCCGAAACGCTTGCGATCACCACGCTGGTTGCCGAACTGCGCCGCCGGGGCAAGGCTGTTATCGATCTCGGCGCCGGCGAGCCGGATTTTGACACGCCCGAAGAAATCAAAGCCGCGGGCATTGCCGCGATTCGCGCCGGCAAAACCAAATACACGCCCAATGTCGGCACGCTGGCGCTGCGCGAAGCCATTGGCAATCATCTCAAGACGATCAGCGGCGCGAATTATACTTCGCATCAAATCGTCGTGTCCAACGGCGCCAAACAAGCGATTCACAACGTGCTGCTCGCGCTCTGCAATCCCGGCGATGAAGTGATCGTGCCGGTGCCGTATTGGGTCAGCTATCCCGAACAAGTGAAGATGGCCGGCGCGACGCCGGTAATCGTTGCCGCCCAGGAAGCAGACGATTTCAAAATCTCGCCGCAAGCGCTGGAGCAGGCGATCACGCCCAGGACGAAACTGGTATTGCTGAACAGCCCGAGCAACCCGACTGGCGCGGTTTATTCGAAAGAGGAATTGCAGGCGCTCGCTGAGGTGATCCGGCGCAAACAAATCTTCGTGCTTTCGGATGAGATTTATATCAAACTGGTCTACCGCGAGGTGCAGACGTGCAGCTTGGCGGCGTTTCCCGAGTTGCACGATCAGTTGATTCTGGTAAACGGCTTTTCGAAAGCTTATGCCATGACGGGCTGGCGCCTGGGCTACGTTGCTGCGCCTGCGGCAATTGCCAAGGCCGTGGCGAAAATTCAAAGCCACACCACTTCGAATCCGTGCTCGATCTCGCAAGAGGCCGGATGCGCCGCGCTTGCCATGAATGAGCAAGAATTGCTCGCGATGCGCCACGAGTTTGAAAAACGCCGCGACTTTGTGCACGCCGCAATCAATCAGATGCCCGGGCTTTCGGCGCGCCTGCCGGGCGGGGCATTTTATATTTTTGCGAACATAGCGCCGTTGCTGGGCAAAACGTTTGCCGGCAAAACCATTGCATCTCCCTCCGATCTGGTGCATCTGTTTATCGAACACGCCGGCGTGGCGCTGGTGGGCGGCGAGGCCTTTGGCAGCCGGCAACATGTGCGCCTCTCGTATGCGAATTCGATGGAGAACTTGCAAGCTGCCATGCGGCAACTGGGTGACGCAGTCGCACGGATCGCGAATATCTCCTGA
- the pta gene encoding phosphate acetyltransferase: protein MNFLETLQARARQRPRRLAFPEATEPRVLRAAAYLSEQQLAHPVLIGEADKIAAAAQQSGVSWQNLEIVAPRQYPEIHVWAAQHHAEFQHKGLTFEQALAKLHEPVYFAAAYVKAGKAEGSVAGSVYSTSEVLRAALQFLGIAPGISLVSSTFAMVSPQSGKVLTFADCAVVPDPSPQQLAEIAVTAATTHQKLTGEAPAVALLSFSTNGSAQHARVEKVRAATQIAQRLRPDLRIDGELQADAALVPEIAQRKAPAGTIKGEANVLIFPDLDAGNIAYKLVQRLAGYDAIGPILQGLAKPANDLSRGCSVKDIVNVACICSIMAGEMR, encoded by the coding sequence ATGAATTTTTTGGAAACTCTTCAGGCGCGTGCGCGGCAACGTCCCCGGCGCCTCGCTTTTCCGGAAGCGACCGAGCCGCGAGTCTTGCGTGCGGCAGCATATTTATCCGAACAGCAATTGGCGCATCCCGTTCTGATCGGCGAAGCGGATAAGATTGCCGCGGCGGCGCAACAAAGCGGCGTTTCCTGGCAAAACCTTGAAATCGTCGCGCCGCGCCAATATCCTGAAATTCATGTCTGGGCCGCGCAGCATCATGCGGAATTTCAGCACAAAGGCCTCACCTTCGAACAAGCCCTTGCCAAATTACACGAGCCGGTTTATTTTGCTGCGGCCTATGTCAAAGCCGGCAAGGCCGAGGGTTCGGTGGCAGGTTCGGTTTATTCGACTTCGGAAGTTTTGCGCGCGGCGCTGCAATTCCTCGGCATCGCGCCGGGCATTTCACTGGTGTCGAGCACGTTCGCGATGGTGTCTCCGCAAAGCGGCAAAGTCTTGACGTTTGCGGATTGCGCTGTGGTGCCTGATCCCTCGCCGCAACAACTCGCGGAGATTGCAGTAACGGCAGCGACCACGCACCAAAAGCTGACCGGCGAAGCGCCCGCAGTTGCCCTGCTGTCGTTTTCAACCAACGGCAGCGCCCAACACGCCCGCGTTGAGAAAGTCCGGGCCGCAACTCAAATCGCGCAGCGCCTGCGCCCGGATTTGAGAATTGATGGCGAGCTGCAAGCCGATGCCGCTCTCGTACCAGAGATTGCGCAACGCAAAGCGCCGGCAGGCACGATTAAGGGTGAGGCAAACGTTTTAATCTTCCCCGATCTCGATGCCGGCAATATTGCTTACAAGCTCGTGCAGCGTTTGGCGGGTTACGACGCCATTGGCCCGATTTTACAGGGCTTGGCGAAGCCCGCAAATGATCTTTCCCGCGGCTGCTCGGTGAAGGATATTGTCAATGTCGCGTGCATTTGTTCGATCATGGCCGGAGAAATGCGATGA
- the coaD gene encoding pantetheine-phosphate adenylyltransferase — MKLAIYPGTFDPVTNGHLDIVERAAMLFDQVVVAVTTNSAKNPMFSVAERLEMFREATRHFSNVRVESFSGLLVEYAAGRGASVLIRGLRAISDFEYESQMALINRKISHGMDTVFLTANEKYTYLNSTIVKEVARFGGDVTCFVPAAVNERIRQKLAQA; from the coding sequence ATGAAACTGGCGATCTATCCCGGAACATTCGATCCAGTGACCAACGGCCACCTTGACATTGTCGAGCGTGCGGCCATGTTGTTCGATCAGGTTGTCGTTGCAGTGACCACGAATTCCGCTAAAAATCCGATGTTCAGTGTGGCGGAACGGCTCGAGATGTTCCGGGAGGCGACGCGGCATTTTTCCAACGTGCGCGTTGAAAGCTTTTCCGGTTTGTTGGTGGAATATGCCGCAGGCCGGGGCGCGAGCGTGCTCATTCGCGGCCTGCGCGCGATTTCCGACTTTGAGTATGAATCGCAAATGGCGCTGATCAACCGCAAAATTTCACACGGCATGGACACGGTATTTTTGACGGCGAACGAGAAATACACGTATTTGAATTCCACCATCGTCAAGGAAGTCGCCCGCTTCGGCGGCGATGTGACTTGTTTTGTGCCGGCGGCGGTGAATGAACGCATCCGGCAAAAGCTGGCGCAAGCATGA
- the rsmD gene encoding 16S rRNA (guanine(966)-N(2))-methyltransferase RsmD yields the protein MRVIAGTRKGHLLLTPASRQVRPTSSRVRTVLFDVLGRGMAGARVLDVFAGAGGLGIEALSRGAAWVDFLEKNRQHARLIQTNLHKTHLEDHARVMVDDAFLFLARRADERPPYDLILADPPYDFSGYDRLLQLITANPILTPAGLLVLETSSRINLPAPPPGLQFLSERRIGETKLLFYRRE from the coding sequence ATGCGAGTGATCGCCGGCACGCGGAAGGGGCATCTCCTGCTGACGCCGGCCAGCCGGCAGGTTCGCCCCACCAGCAGTCGTGTTCGCACCGTTCTGTTCGATGTTTTGGGCCGGGGCATGGCCGGTGCGCGCGTGTTGGATGTATTTGCCGGCGCCGGCGGGTTGGGAATCGAAGCATTGAGCCGCGGCGCGGCGTGGGTCGACTTTCTTGAAAAGAACCGGCAGCACGCCCGTCTTATTCAAACCAATTTGCACAAAACGCATCTCGAAGATCACGCGCGCGTGATGGTCGATGATGCGTTTCTTTTTTTGGCGCGCCGGGCGGACGAGCGCCCGCCTTATGATTTGATTCTGGCTGACCCACCGTATGATTTCAGCGGCTACGATCGACTCTTGCAATTGATCACCGCGAATCCTATTCTTACACCGGCCGGTCTGCTCGTGCTGGAAACTTCTTCCCGCATTAATCTGCCGGCTCCACCTCCAGGACTGCAATTCCTGTCGGAGCGACGCATTGGTGAAACCAAACTGCTATTCTACCGGCGAGAATAA
- a CDS encoding ComEA family DNA-binding protein produces the protein MWGFTKQQQRATLFLLVTFGAGCLLLYYRKQTPPPAPDPQQVAILEAFAHAVESDTGAAPITMALMDSSGATPSREAPKRVNLNTATLDELIRLPGIGPVMAQRILQAREANGKFTRVEELARVKGIGKKRMAELKRVVTVE, from the coding sequence ATGTGGGGATTCACGAAACAGCAGCAGCGCGCCACGCTGTTTTTGCTGGTGACATTCGGCGCCGGGTGTTTGCTGTTGTATTATCGCAAACAAACGCCGCCGCCCGCGCCCGATCCGCAGCAGGTCGCAATTTTGGAAGCTTTTGCACACGCGGTGGAATCAGACACCGGCGCGGCGCCCATCACGATGGCGCTCATGGATTCTTCGGGTGCAACACCGTCCCGGGAAGCGCCGAAGCGGGTCAATCTTAATACTGCTACGCTGGACGAATTGATCCGATTGCCCGGCATCGGGCCTGTGATGGCGCAACGGATCTTGCAGGCGCGTGAGGCGAACGGCAAGTTTACCCGCGTGGAAGAACTGGCGCGCGTAAAGGGCATCGGCAAAAAGCGGATGGCCGAGCTTAAAAGAGTTGTGACGGTGGAATAA
- the dnaJ gene encoding molecular chaperone DnaJ, giving the protein MAKRDYYETLGLQKNASDDEIKKAYRKLAMQYHPDRNAGDKAAEEQFKEIAEAYEVLRDPQKRATYDRFGHAGLRGGTGGGYRDFEFDLSDALRTFMSEGIFGEFFGGGRARRRGESPRGSDLQVRLNLTLEEVATGVSKKLKIKTFVRCTTCDGSGGATGSKPVTCPSCGGAGEIRQRSNTIFGQFINVTTCPQCEGEGKIVKEVCHSCRGQGRVEGEKTISVEIPPGVSSGNYLTIRSEGPVGPRGGAPGDVIVLLGEKEHDKFERHGDDILYELPVSITQAVLGDHVTIPTLEGEAILEIQAGTQSGKILRMRGKGIPHLNGYGKGDQLVRVLIWIPTKLSAKEREAFKELAKFDGLKPPEDSRSFFQKMKEAFT; this is encoded by the coding sequence ATGGCCAAACGAGATTATTACGAAACGCTCGGTCTGCAAAAGAATGCGTCGGATGACGAGATCAAGAAAGCATACCGCAAGCTGGCGATGCAATATCATCCTGACCGCAATGCCGGCGACAAGGCGGCGGAGGAGCAATTCAAGGAAATCGCGGAAGCCTATGAAGTTTTGCGCGATCCGCAAAAGCGCGCCACCTATGACCGGTTTGGCCATGCTGGCCTGCGCGGCGGAACGGGCGGGGGGTATCGCGATTTTGAATTCGATTTGTCGGATGCCCTACGCACATTCATGTCGGAGGGCATTTTCGGCGAATTTTTTGGCGGCGGGCGCGCTCGGCGCCGCGGCGAAAGCCCGCGCGGCAGCGACTTGCAGGTACGTTTGAATCTCACGTTGGAAGAAGTCGCTACCGGCGTCAGTAAGAAACTCAAAATCAAAACCTTCGTGCGCTGCACCACCTGCGATGGCTCGGGCGGCGCGACAGGCAGCAAGCCGGTTACATGTCCGTCCTGCGGCGGCGCCGGCGAGATTCGCCAGCGCTCCAACACGATTTTCGGGCAATTCATCAATGTGACGACCTGCCCGCAATGTGAAGGCGAAGGCAAGATCGTCAAAGAAGTGTGCCACTCCTGCCGGGGGCAGGGCCGGGTCGAAGGAGAAAAAACCATCTCCGTGGAAATCCCACCGGGCGTATCCTCCGGCAATTATCTCACGATTCGCAGCGAAGGTCCGGTCGGGCCGCGCGGCGGCGCGCCTGGGGATGTGATTGTGTTGCTGGGTGAAAAGGAACACGATAAGTTCGAGCGTCACGGCGATGATATTCTGTACGAATTGCCGGTCAGCATCACACAAGCGGTGTTGGGCGATCACGTCACGATCCCCACGCTGGAGGGCGAAGCCATTTTGGAGATTCAGGCGGGCACGCAATCCGGCAAGATTTTACGCATGCGCGGCAAGGGCATTCCGCATTTGAATGGTTACGGCAAAGGCGATCAACTTGTGCGCGTGTTAATCTGGATTCCGACGAAATTATCGGCGAAAGAGCGTGAAGCCTTCAAAGAGTTGGCAAAATTCGATGGCCTGAAGCCGCCGGAGGACAGTCGCAGCTTTTTTCAGAAGATGAAGGAGGCGTTTACGTAA
- a CDS encoding nucleotide exchange factor GrpE, whose product MNKDTQDNLVEQEQKPNESEALEELTEVKSPAPGGNGHTAAPEVAAEAAAEETKAGAAADAGGNGDSFFDDSHAEEAAVEEGAKKSKLFSRRKSASAELEKLKVANEKLVSENEGLKDRYLRLAAEMENFRKRTDRDFQNRLQHAFAGLITDLLPIIDDLERPLQTKDESRDYENLLNGMQLIHQKFVKVLEERGVKAMKTLGAEFNPVFHQAVSERAVAGKPGGLVVDELQRGYLFNERVLRAAQVIVSKEDSGSENEAT is encoded by the coding sequence ATGAACAAGGATACTCAAGATAATCTCGTGGAACAAGAGCAAAAACCGAATGAATCCGAGGCTCTTGAAGAATTGACCGAGGTCAAAAGTCCTGCGCCCGGCGGCAACGGCCATACGGCTGCTCCAGAGGTTGCGGCAGAGGCCGCCGCGGAAGAAACCAAAGCCGGCGCCGCCGCGGACGCGGGCGGAAACGGCGACAGCTTTTTTGATGACAGCCATGCCGAAGAAGCGGCAGTTGAAGAAGGCGCCAAAAAGTCAAAGCTGTTTTCGCGGCGTAAAAGTGCGAGCGCCGAGTTGGAAAAGCTGAAAGTCGCAAACGAAAAGCTGGTCAGCGAGAACGAAGGTCTGAAGGATCGCTACCTGCGCCTGGCGGCCGAGATGGAAAATTTTCGCAAGCGCACGGATCGCGATTTCCAAAACCGGCTGCAGCATGCGTTTGCCGGATTGATCACCGATCTATTGCCGATCATCGACGATCTCGAACGCCCGTTGCAGACGAAAGACGAGTCCAGGGACTATGAGAACCTGTTGAACGGGATGCAGTTGATTCATCAAAAGTTCGTCAAGGTTCTGGAGGAGCGCGGGGTGAAGGCCATGAAGACGCTGGGCGCGGAATTCAACCCTGTCTTCCATCAAGCGGTGAGTGAGCGCGCGGTCGCTGGCAAGCCGGGCGGCCTCGTGGTTGATGAGTTGCAGCGCGGATATTTGTTCAATGAGCGTGTGCTGCGAGCGGCGCAAGTTATTGTGAGCAAGGAAGATTCCGGTTCCGAGAACGAAGCAACTTAG
- the hrcA gene encoding heat-inducible transcription repressor HrcA, producing MDAIKKTETLTERERLVLNLIVENFVHSAVPIGSRMISKKVGMTLSPATIRNVMGDLEERGYLTHPHTSAGRVPTDKGYRFYVDSLMGVEALSETEKQKITDQLTRVSKEVDVILDAASQVLARVSNQLGVVLSPRFFQGIFDKIELVPIAEKKVLMVLSIKSGLVRTILLKMEAEVSREVLEQMAAVINERLHGLNLQDMKRTLDDRIRDLDVPNAELVLTVAQSIIPHLDRAGHRSFHFGGTNNIMVQPEFFDQQKLSNVLNLLESKEILIHLFEHNETMGDLSIAIGEENRDELIKYCSLITTSYHLGSVSGTLGVLGPTRMHYSKVVSLVDFMAKALSNILTEEVSGGGASN from the coding sequence ATGGATGCTATAAAAAAAACAGAGACATTGACCGAGCGTGAACGGCTGGTCTTGAATTTGATCGTCGAGAATTTCGTGCATAGCGCCGTTCCCATTGGGTCGCGCATGATTTCTAAAAAAGTCGGGATGACGTTGAGTCCCGCCACGATTCGCAACGTGATGGGCGATCTCGAGGAGCGCGGATATTTGACGCATCCGCACACCTCGGCCGGGCGCGTGCCTACGGACAAAGGCTATCGCTTTTATGTCGATTCTCTCATGGGCGTCGAGGCTTTGTCGGAAACCGAAAAGCAAAAAATTACGGATCAACTGACGCGCGTATCGAAGGAGGTGGACGTTATTCTCGACGCCGCTTCGCAAGTGTTGGCGCGCGTTTCCAATCAGCTTGGCGTCGTGCTTTCGCCGCGTTTTTTTCAAGGCATCTTCGATAAGATCGAATTGGTGCCGATCGCCGAGAAAAAAGTCTTGATGGTGCTCAGCATCAAATCCGGCCTGGTGCGGACGATCTTGTTGAAGATGGAGGCGGAAGTCTCGCGCGAAGTGCTGGAACAAATGGCCGCGGTGATCAACGAACGTTTGCACGGCTTGAATTTGCAGGATATGAAGCGCACGCTGGACGATCGCATTCGCGACCTCGATGTGCCGAATGCGGAGCTGGTGCTCACCGTGGCGCAATCGATCATACCGCATCTGGATCGCGCCGGGCATCGCAGCTTTCATTTTGGCGGCACGAACAATATCATGGTGCAGCCGGAATTTTTCGACCAGCAAAAGCTTTCCAATGTGCTCAATTTGCTCGAAAGCAAGGAAATTTTGATTCACCTGTTCGAGCACAACGAAACGATGGGTGATTTGTCGATTGCCATCGGAGAAGAAAATCGTGATGAATTGATCAAGTATTGCAGCTTGATTACGACGTCCTATCATCTCGGCAGTGTTTCGGGAACGCTGGGCGTGCTCGGCCCGACGCGCATGCATTACTCCAAAGTCGTGTCGTTGGTGGATTTCATGGCCAAGGCCCTGAGCAATATTTTAACCGAAGAAGTGAGCGGCGGAGGGGCGAGCAACTAA
- a CDS encoding helix-turn-helix transcriptional regulator, producing the protein MTTHAQASFNVVGNATTAAALLNPLRLEILERLREPDSASGLSRQMNLPRQKLNYHLRELEKHGLIEPVEERRKGNCVERIMRATARHYLISPQALGNLATEPGQVQDRFSSTYLIAAAARAIRDLATLRAGAEKTGKQLPTFTLETNVKLASATDLNAFTEELANTVARLSAKYHNEHDSRGRVFKFIIGSYPAVTHAEEPSAADSATKTQIAGKISKKGDPA; encoded by the coding sequence ATGACAACTCACGCCCAAGCCTCTTTTAACGTTGTCGGTAATGCGACCACCGCGGCGGCTTTGCTCAACCCTTTGCGGCTGGAGATTCTCGAACGCTTGCGCGAGCCCGACTCCGCCTCCGGTTTGTCCCGGCAGATGAATTTGCCGCGGCAAAAACTGAATTATCATCTGCGCGAGCTGGAAAAGCACGGCCTAATCGAACCGGTGGAAGAGCGCCGCAAGGGTAACTGTGTCGAGCGAATCATGCGCGCCACCGCGCGGCACTATCTCATCAGCCCGCAAGCGCTCGGCAATTTGGCCACCGAGCCCGGTCAGGTTCAGGATCGCTTTTCTTCAACCTATCTCATTGCGGCAGCCGCGCGCGCCATTCGCGACCTGGCAACCTTGCGCGCCGGCGCGGAAAAAACCGGCAAGCAGCTTCCAACTTTCACGCTGGAAACGAATGTCAAGCTGGCTTCGGCGACTGATTTAAACGCCTTCACCGAAGAATTGGCCAATACGGTTGCGCGCTTATCGGCGAAATATCACAACGAGCACGATAGCCGCGGCCGCGTCTTCAAGTTTATCATCGGATCCTACCCAGCCGTTACGCACGCGGAAGAACCATCTGCCGCAGATTCAGCAACAAAAACACAAATCGCCGGTAAAATTTCGAAGAAAGGAGACCCCGCATGA
- a CDS encoding DUF309 domain-containing protein — MRPTTKPKSGPSAPFSEKSSSRYRLRPAPPHAAQLTPKLSEQDRADLAHGVALFNAGKFWESHEAWEQIWQRHDEPWRFFVQGLIQVAAAHHQLKRGIRHGAIKHLKNALVKLDVAPLDFAGLALGAFRDYLHALLGHIESDESERWVVQELQPLGWAAEHEHKKAL, encoded by the coding sequence ATGAGGCCTACAACAAAGCCGAAGAGTGGACCATCCGCACCGTTCTCGGAGAAATCGTCGAGCCGGTACCGGCTACGGCCGGCGCCCCCGCACGCCGCGCAGCTCACGCCGAAGCTGAGTGAGCAGGATCGCGCCGATCTCGCGCACGGTGTGGCGCTGTTCAATGCTGGCAAGTTCTGGGAATCGCACGAAGCCTGGGAGCAAATTTGGCAGCGCCATGACGAACCGTGGCGCTTTTTCGTGCAAGGTTTGATTCAGGTCGCGGCGGCGCATCATCAACTCAAACGCGGCATCCGGCATGGCGCAATCAAGCATCTCAAGAATGCGCTGGTGAAGTTGGACGTTGCCCCGCTGGATTTTGCCGGGCTGGCGCTCGGCGCATTTCGTGATTATCTGCACGCCTTGCTCGGGCATATTGAAAGCGACGAGAGTGAGCGTTGGGTTGTGCAAGAGTTGCAGCCGCTAGGTTGGGCCGCAGAGCATGAACACAAAAAAGCCCTTTGA
- a CDS encoding 4Fe-4S dicluster domain-containing protein, with protein sequence MALKDPKYDKPIQLRKTRRPKQLAVINQAGCTGCMVCIDFCPPDCILVVPGPDPENPTVHKLVEVDLTLCIGCTLCAKYCPWETISMLEFNEAYNKAEEWTIRTVLGEIVEPVPATAGAPARRAAHAEAE encoded by the coding sequence ATGGCGCTGAAAGATCCGAAATACGACAAACCGATTCAACTGCGCAAAACACGTCGGCCTAAGCAGCTTGCAGTGATCAATCAAGCCGGCTGCACCGGTTGCATGGTGTGCATTGATTTTTGTCCGCCGGATTGCATTTTGGTGGTGCCGGGGCCGGATCCCGAGAATCCCACGGTGCACAAGCTGGTGGAAGTGGATTTGACCCTGTGCATCGGCTGCACGCTGTGCGCGAAATACTGCCCGTGGGAAACGATCTCGATGCTGGAGTTCAATGAGGCCTACAACAAAGCCGAAGAGTGGACCATCCGCACCGTTCTCGGAGAAATCGTCGAGCCGGTACCGGCTACGGCCGGCGCCCCCGCACGCCGCGCAGCTCACGCCGAAGCTGAGTGA
- a CDS encoding HNH endonuclease gives MKRQSISRSLRRRVRDAAQYRCGYCLRSEELTGERMTIEHIHPQSRGGPSSEDNLWLACRRCNEFKGVQTHAIDPATGKRTRFFNPRTQLWDEHFGWDESGALIRGLTPVGRVTVMALRLNNPEIVVARRLWVAAGWWPPEE, from the coding sequence GTGAAAAGGCAGAGTATTTCGCGGAGTCTGCGCCGCCGTGTTCGAGACGCCGCGCAATATCGCTGCGGTTATTGCTTGCGGTCCGAGGAACTAACCGGCGAGCGCATGACCATCGAGCACATTCATCCCCAAAGTCGTGGCGGCCCGTCAAGTGAGGATAATTTGTGGCTCGCTTGCCGGCGCTGCAATGAGTTCAAGGGAGTGCAGACACATGCTATTGATCCTGCTACCGGCAAGCGCACGCGATTTTTTAATCCAAGAACCCAGTTGTGGGACGAACATTTCGGTTGGGATGAAAGCGGAGCATTGATTCGCGGATTAACACCGGTTGGCCGGGTGACGGTCATGGCTTTGCGATTGAACAATCCCGAGATTGTTGTTGCCCGCCGTCTTTGGGTGGCCGCCGGCTGGTGGCCGCCGGAAGAATAA